The region TGAGGGCGTGCACTCGACAGTGACACTTCACACAAAGCACAAATTTCTTCTTTTGGCTCGTAAACAGAAGGCCAGCCATCCCAACCAAGGCCATTTAGAACTGTCTGGCTATCCAAatgcaatatattttgtaaaattcCCTTTGGAATGTCATAAGGAAATGACAACTGCATCTTGAGTTCCAGAGTTGCCTGTCGCCCAGACACCTCAAAATCTTGCGAAGTTGCAGTGAAAGCTGTTTCATTTGAGGAACCAAAAGAAGCCTCAGATGGACTGGAGAAGGTGACTGTTTCATAGCAAGAACCAGAAGAAGCTACAGATGGGCTACAGGTGACGGTTTCATTTGAAGAACCAGGAGAAGCTGCAGATGGACTAGAGAAAGTGACTGTTTCATTTGAAGAACTAGAAGAAGAAGCAGATCGACTGGAGAAGGTGACTATTTCATTTGGAGAACCAGAAGAAACCGCAGATGGACTGGAGAAAATGGCTGTTTCATTGAGTGAACCAGAAGCAGTTGCTCGTTCACCAGAGGACTGCAAAATACACAACAAAACATGCTGATGCATGCATATTTTTTTATGCTTGGCTGCTTTTGTCTTGCTTGCAAAGCGAGCACAGTCTGAAGAAGCACAAACAAACTTGGAATTTGTGTTTTTGATGTGGCAAAATCCAACAGAATTTGATGCTGTTGCCACACCATTAACACAAAATGACACTGAAGAAACCTGAAAAACAGCAGGGCAAGTGCTTGACTGCTTCAAGTGATTAAGGGCAGCTTTGGTACCTTGATCACAAGGGTAACTATCGATTAAACCATCTGTTAAACTGTACACCTTCATTGGAGGTACTGCATTCTCACACAGAGTTGTGTGTTCACACGCAAACAGTTCAGCATTGCAGCTGTTGACATATGCAGCTCTGACCTCCTTGCATTTCTGAGCCAAACACTGCTTTACATTTCGAATCAAGTCAACAATTACAAGGCATCTAGAATCCTTGGAGTGTGTTTTTACAGAATAAAAAGAACAACCATCTCGACTAAACAGTAACACACTTTTGGGAGCatttaatttttgctttttttcactGGAGACAAAATCTCCTCCAAGGTAACAACTACACTGGTCACACTTCTCCGGCTTACAACGGTTGTTGAATGACTTCTTGCATCCAGGACAGCAAGTTTGACCTCGCTTACTCTGCAATAAAGATAAGACACAATAAATACAAGTTCGCCAAATCTGCGACTTTAGACCCGGGCATATCTAATCGGTATCTTCCTGATGAAAATTGATAGTAATCGATGGGTCTACTTTTTGTGATTATTGATTCTATCAATTTCTGGATTCTTTGTTTTGTGGACACCAACGAAGTAATACAAAAGATTGTAAAGACACTGAACAATACCAACACCGCAACACAAAAGCCAACCAAGTGAGAATAGTTCTCACGTTCCGTGACGCATTGTGAAATTAACATACGACGCTCTCACCATTAA is a window of Montipora foliosa isolate CH-2021 chromosome 5, ASM3666993v2, whole genome shotgun sequence DNA encoding:
- the LOC138004098 gene encoding uncharacterized protein isoform X2, producing the protein MSKRGQTCCPGCKKSFNNRCKPEKCDQCSCYLGGDFVSSEKKQKLNAPKSVLLFSRDGCSFYSVKTHSKDSRCLVIVDLIRNVKQCLAQKCKEVRAAYVNSCNAELFACEHTTLCENAVPPMKVYSLTDGLIDSYPCDQGTKAALNHLKQSSTCPAVFQVSSVSFCVNGVATASNSVGFCHIKNTNSKFVCASSDCARFASKTKAAKHKKICMHQHVLLCILQSSGERATASGSLNETAIFSSPSAVSSGSPNEIVTFSSRSASSSSSSNETVTFSSPSAASPGSSNETVTCSPSVASSGSCYETVTFSSPSEASFGSSNETAFTATSQDFEVSGRQATLELKMQLSFPYDIPKGILQNILHLDSQTVLNGLGWDGWPSVYEPKEEICALCEVSLSSARPHPGQKTGDCGYLITNAVAFQKITILVKHCPKCKALVQVFPYDLGLFNISDKLLVSLDILLEWREEFKRGVPPTVAVESKLATLIKKTVKDIPSSATLEYVTDLLYNGFYCFEAMTERDLDETICGICGVVGEIYLGDGNEKNCCSRKEISYDRNDSVNNDPLSLEELLERIKQHWVEQTTYTRSSEPFSVNAFSLPPIIPRKMRGEAVFNTEVEKKTYSLSKGKSTVEGDPAKLHIQIRDFDVDLQSLEELSWQELRALCEKCDIPVTSNKSQQCLRGDIQQLYATLLLGDCPCHGFTQVPGKTGGFYHLVCRHGVTVASKFLTLQESVRDAADLYLSLKHPPPIFVCDTPCGFVRHMDCRDKTTAFKLWRSNSGCFEVPSMDKMPKEITAVSPVSTQR